GCGGCATCGCCGGTGCAGTCGGCACCGGCGGGACAATCCGCACAGTCGGCACAGGAAAAGGGGCTGGGCAAGTGAGCAAGCCGGTCAAGGCGGCGGTGCTGAGCGCCGGTTCGTGGGGCACGGCCTTCGGCATGGTGCTCGCCGACGCCGGGTGCGAGGTCACCCTGTGGGGACGCCGCCCGGAAGTCGTGGAGGCGATCAACTCCACCCGCACCAACCCCGACTACTTCCCGGGGGTCGAACTCCCGGAGAACGTGCGGGCCACCACGGATCCCGCGGAGGCCGCCGCGGACGCCGACTTCACGGTCCTCTCGGTGCCCTCGCAGACCCTGCGCGCCAACCTCGCCGACTGGGCGCCGCTGCTCGCCCCCGGCACGGTCCTCGTATCGCTGATGAAGGGCGTCGAACTCGGCTCCGCGATGCGGATGAGCGAGGTCATCGACGACGTCGCCAAGGTCGGCCCGGACCGCATCGCCGTGGTCACCGGACCCAACCTGGCCCGCGAGATCGCCGCGCGGATGCCGGCCGCCGCCGTGGTAGCCTGCACCGACGAGGCCGTCGCCCAGCGGCTCCAGACCGCCTGCCACACGCCCTACTTCCGCCCGTACACCAACACCGACGTCGTCGGCTGCGAACTCGGCGGCGCGGTCAAGAACGTCATCGGCCTGGCCGTCGGCATCGCGGACGGCATGGGCCTCGGCGACAACGCCAAGGGCTCGCTCATCACCCGCGGTCTCGCCGAGACCACCCGGCTCGGCATGGCGCTCGGCGCCGACCCGCTGACCTTCTCCGGACTCGCGGGCCTGGGCGACCTGGTGGCCACCTGCTCCTCGCCGCTGTCCCGCAACCACACCTTCGGCACCAACCTCGGCAGGGGCATGACCCTCCAGGAGACCATCGCGGTCACCAAGCAGACCGCCGAGGGCGTCAAGTCCTGCGAATCCGTGCTGGATCTGGCCCGTCGGCACGGCGTCGACATGCCCATCACGGAGACGGTCGTCGGCATCGTGCACGAGGGCAAGCCTCCGGTGGTGGCTCTCAAGGAGCTGATGTCGCGCAGCGCGAAGCCGGAACGACGCTGAGCGACGCGGGTCCGGAGGCGCTGTATCCCGGCCCTACCAACGGGTACTCTCAACGCGATATGAGCACCGAGAACCTCCCCCAGAGCCCCGAGCAGCCGCCGCGCAAGCCGCGTGTGGCCGTCGTGTTCGGCGGGCGCAGCTCCGAACACGGGATCTCCGTGGTCACGGCCGGCGCCGTCCTCAAGGCCATCGACCGGACGAAGTACGACGTCCTGCCGATCGGCATCACCCAGGACGGCCGCTGGGCGCTCACGGCGGACGAACCGGAGCGGATGGCGATCGTCGACCGGCGCCAGCCGAGCGTCGACCTGCTCGCCGAGTCCGACGAGGGCGGAGTGATCCTCCCGGTCGACCCCGCCAACCGCGAAGTCGTCTACAGCGAGCCGGGGTCCGTCCCCAAGGCGCTCGGCGAGGTCGACGTGGTCTTCCCGATGCTGCACGGCCCCTACGGCGAGGACGGCACCCTGCAGGGCCTCCTGGAGCTCTCCGGTGTCCCGTACGTCGGTTCGGGGGTGCTCGCCTCGGCCGTGGGCCAGGACAAGGAGTACATGAAGCGGGTGTTCACCTCGTTCGGGCTCCGGGTCGGCCCGTACGTGGTGGTCCGCCCGCGCGAGTGGGAGCGCGACGAGGCCGGCGCCCGCAAGAAGATCGTCGACTTCGCCGGTGAGCACGGCTGGCCGCTGTTCGTGAAGCCGGCGCGCGCCGGTTCGTCGATCGGCATCACCAAGGTCGACGACCTCTCCGGGCTCGACGCGGCGATCGCCGAGGCCCAGCGGCACGACCCGAAGATCCTCGTGGAGGCCGCGCTGCGCGGCCGCGAGATCGAGTGCGGCGTCCTGGAGTTCGAGGACGGTCCCCGGGCCTCAGCGCCCGCCGAGATCCCCTCTCCCGAGGCACACGCTTATTACGACTTCGAGGCCAAGTACATCGACTCGACGCCGGGAATCGTGCCGGCGCCTCTGACGCCCGAGGAGACGGCCGAGGTGCAGCGCCTGGCGGTCGACGCCTTCGAGGCGGCGTCCTGCGAGGGCCTGGTCCGCGCGGACTTCTTCCTCACCGAGGACGGCGAGTTCGTGATCAACGAGATCAACACGATGCCCGGCTTCACGCCCATCTCGATGTATCCGCAGATGTGGCAGGCGAGCGGGGTGAGCTACCCGGAGCTGGTGGACCGCCTGGTGCAGGCGGCACTTCGCCGTTCCACGGGCCTTCGCTAGGAACCGTCCCAGAACGGCATTCGATGCACGGCGCTCAGGAGGCGATCCCCTTGGGGATCGCCTTCTTCACGGCCGAAGCCAGATCGGTCAGCACCCCCGAGCTGTCCACGCCCTCCGGCACGGCCACCTCGACATAGGCCTCACGGTTCGCCGAGGTGAACCGGTACCCCCCGTCGTCCTGCTTCTCCATCAGCCAGTCGACCCCGTTCACACCCCCGGCGACGGCATCCGGATCCCGTCCGTCGGCCACCTTCGGATCGACCATCTTCGGCGGCTGCGGCACACCGCAGCGAAGTATGATCGCCGGGCTGCCCCAGCCCGCCGTCAGCGCCGACGCGGGCTCGGGATCCTCGCGGCGCTCCCCGTCCACCTTCGCGGGCAGTACCTTGTCCAGGTTCCGGCACAGTTCCGCGACCTTCGCGCCCGGACTGGGAACCGCCGCCGACGCGCTGTCGTCTGCCGAGGAGCAGGCCGCGGCAGTGATCAACAGCGCGAGAGCGGGCAGGCGGAGGAAAACGCGGGACACAGAACGGTGCCGGTGACGGAAAGAGTTCACCGGCACAGGGTAGACGGGGGCTACAGATGGACGACCGGGCAGGTCAGGGTGCGGGTGATGCCGTCCACTTGCTGGACCTTGGCGACCACCATGCGGCCGAGGTCGTCGACGGTGTCGGCCTGGGCCCGCACGATCACGTCGTACGGTCCTGTGACGTCCTCGGCCTGGATGACCCCAGGAATCTTGCTGATCGTCTCGGCGACGGTCGACGCCTTGCCGACCTCCGTCTGGATCAGGATGTACGCCTGTACCACGGAACCTCCAGGGCGGCCACGAGGATCATGTGGGGAAAAGGAACGCCACGGTATCGCGTCGCCGCTCGCCGCGGGGAGACCTGCGGGGACCGGGTCTTGCGCGCCGGGGTGCAGGTCCGGCAGAACTTGACGGTCACTTCGACCGTAACGAGGACCGAGAGGCCTCGCGACCGGGCACGGACAGGGACAGAAGGGGAGAAAGGGCAATGAAGGGCACTGTTGGTGAGCTCGGTGAGTTCGGGCTCATCAGGGAGCTCACCTCCCGTCTGACCACCACCCCGGCGGTCCGGGTCGGCCCCGGCGACGATGCCGCCGTGGTGGCCGCGCCCGACCGCAGGGTCGTGGCCAGTACGGACATCCTGGTGGAGGGCCGGCACTTCCGCCGGGACTGGTCGACGGCCTACGACGTGGGCCGCAAGGCGGCGGCGCAGAACCTCGCCGACATCGCCGCCATGGGCGCCGTGCCGACCGCGCTGCTGCTCGGTCTGGTCGTTCCGGCCGAGTTGCCGGTGACATGGCCGAGCGAGCTGATGGACGGCCTGCGCGACGAGTGCCAGGTGGCCGGTGCCGCCGTGGTCGGCGGTGACGTCGTACGCGGCGACTCGATCGTGGTGTCGATCACCGCGCTCGGCGACCTGCGCAACCAGGAGCCGGTGACGCGGGCGGGCGCGCAGCCCGGCGACCTCGTCGCGGTGACGGGCTGGCTGGGCTGGTCGGCGGCCGGTTACGCGGTGCTCTCCCGGGGGTTCCGCTCGCCGCGCGCCTTCGTGGAGGCCCACCGCCGCCCCGAGCCGCCGTACCACGCGGGTCCGGCCGCCGCCGGGCTCGGGGCGACCGCCATGTGCGACGTGAGCGACGGGCTGATCGCCGACCTCGGGCACATCGCCGAGGCCAGCAAGGTCCGTATCGACATCCGCTCCGGGGCGATCGACATCCCCTCCCAGATGAACGACATCGGGCAGGCCGTCGGCGTCGACCCCATGCAGTGGGTGCTGACCGGGGGAGAGGACCACGCGATCGTGGCGACCTTCCCGCCGGACGTGAAGCTGCCCGCCCGCTGGAAGGTCATCGGCGAGGTCCTCAACCCGTCGGCGCTGCCCCAGGTGACGGTCGACGGGGCGCCGTGGACCAGCAAGGGCGGCTGGGACCACTTCGGAGACATGGAGTCATGATTCCCAACGTCCTCACGGTGGCGGGCTCCGACTCGGGCGGCGGCGCCGGCATCCAGGCCGACCTGAAGACGATGCTCGCCCTCGGCGTGCACGGCATGAGCGTCCTCACGGCGGTGACCGCGCAGAACTCCCTCGGCGTACAGGGGGCTTGGGAGCTGCCGGTGGAGGCGGTGCGGGCCCAGTACCGCAGCGTCGTGGACGACATCGGCGTCCAGGCGGTCAAGACCGGGATGCTGGCCTCCGCCGAACTCGTGGAGACGGTGGCCGAGTTGATCGCGGGCACGGACGCCCCGGTGGTCGTCGACCCGGTGGGCGTCTCCAAGCACGGCGACTCCCTGCTCGCCGCCTCGGCGCTGGGCTCCGTCCGTACGAAGCTGCTGCCGGTGGCGACGGTCGCCACCCCCAACCTCGACGAGGTCGCCCAGCTGACGGGCGTGCGCGTCGAGACGGAGGAGCAGCTGCGGCGGGCCGCGGCGGCCGTGCTCGGATACGGACCGCGGTGGGTGCTGATCAAGGGCGGTCACCTGTCCGGGGACGCCGTGGACCTGCTCACGGACGGCTCCGAGGAGCACTGGCTGCGGGCGCCGAGGCACGACAACCGGCACACCCACGGCACGGGCTGCACCCTCGCCTCCGCCATCGCGTCACAGCTCGCCAAGGGGCATACGGTGCCGGAGGCGGTGGCGGCGGCCAAGGAATACGTCACCGGGGCGATCGAGGCCGGGTTCGCCCTCGGCGGGGGGATCGGGCCGGTGGATCATGGCTGGCGCTTCCGCACCGGTTGCTGAACATCCGGGCACGGCAAAAAGCCGGTCCACCAGGGGTGGACCGGCTTTCTACAGCGAACCAGCAGTGGCCGCGCGCTAGCGGAGCGTCAGCGCGAGACCTTGCCGGCCTTGATGCACGAGGTGCAAGCGTTCACGCGCTTCGGCGTCCCGCCCACCACGGTACGCACACGCTGGATGTTCGGGTTCCAGCGGCGGGGCGTACGGCGGTGCGAGTGCGAGATGTTGTTGCCGAAGCCCGGCCCCTTGCCACAGACGTCGCAGTTGGCAGCCACGGGTCACTCCAAAGACTTCAGATGCACTTACGGTTGATCCCGGCATGCCGGGGTCAGGTCGTAGGATCTGAGTGGCGCTGCCAGGGGAATGGCCCGATGCGGATCGGGCAACCGGAGCAGCATACAACGGCTGCGCCCGTAGAACGAAACTACCACGGTCGGCCCGGGACCTCTCCCGTGCCCACTTCCGGTGGACACCGCCCCGGGGTCTACGCTGCCTGCCACGTCCAGCAGCTCAGGGAGGCGCAGTGGCGCAGGTGCCGCAGACATTCTTCGATGCTGTCGCGGTGCGCACCTGGTGCGGTCTCGCACTCGAGACGCTGGGGCGGGCGCGTGAGGAGATCGACGCGATCAACGTCTATCCCGTGGCGGACGGGGACACCGGCACCAATCTGTACCTGACCGTCGAGTCCGCCGTCGCGGCGGTCGAGGCCGTGTTCGCGGGGCATGCGGCGAGGTCCGGCCCCGAGGGGCCGACGCTGGCCGACGCCGCACGGGCGATGGCGCACGGGGCCCTCATCGGTGCCCGCGGGAACTCCGGGACGATCCTCGCCCAGCTGCTGCGCGGCATGTCCCAGGTGCTGGCCGACGCCGGGACCGCGCACGTCGACGGCGAGCCCGCGCATGCCGACGGCCAGGGCCTGCGGCTGGCACTGCGGCACGCGGCCGACTCCGCCCGGCAGGCCGTGGCTCACCCCGTCGAGGGCACGGTCCTGACGGTCGCCACGGCCGCCGCCGACGCCGCCCGCGGTGCCGAGGGCGGCTGCGGGGCGGTGGCCCGGGCGGCCTATGAGGGAGCGCGCGCGGCCCTGGCCGCGACCCCGGGCCAGCTGCCCGTCCTGGAGCGCGCCGGGGTGGTCGACGCCGGGGGGCGGGGGCTGGTGGCGGTGCTCGGGGCGCTGGTGGAGACGTTCACGGGGGAGAGGCCGCGGGAGGTGGCGGCGCCGGTCACGGCGGGTGCGCTGCGGATGGGCGCGGGGGCGGCGAGCGCGGTGGTGTCCGAGGCCGGCGAGCCCGGTCGAGGAGACGGTTCGGCATCGAGCGTGCTCGCAGGGCCGGCCGAGGACTCGCAGGACCTGTACGCGGACTCGCGACCCCCGCACGCGCGCGTGGAAGCAGCCGAAGGACTCGCTCCGGCCGTCGGCGCCCCGCGCGGGGAGTGTGCCGACAGTGCCGCCATGGCCGACCAGGACGGCCCCGCCTTCGAGGTGATCTATCTCCTGGAGGCCGAGGACGCGGCCGTGGCGCGGTTGCGGGAGCGGCTGGACGTGCTCGGGGACTCGCTCGTCGTGGTCGGCGGCGACGGGCTGTGGAACGTCCACGTCCATGTCGACGACGCGGGCGCCGCCGTCGAGGCGGGCATCGAGGCCGGGCGGCCCTACCGGATCCGCGTCACGCACTTCGGCGCCGGCGACGTGCACACCACCGGCGCCGAGCGTC
This region of Streptomyces caelestis genomic DNA includes:
- a CDS encoding NAD(P)H-dependent glycerol-3-phosphate dehydrogenase, whose translation is MSKPVKAAVLSAGSWGTAFGMVLADAGCEVTLWGRRPEVVEAINSTRTNPDYFPGVELPENVRATTDPAEAAADADFTVLSVPSQTLRANLADWAPLLAPGTVLVSLMKGVELGSAMRMSEVIDDVAKVGPDRIAVVTGPNLAREIAARMPAAAVVACTDEAVAQRLQTACHTPYFRPYTNTDVVGCELGGAVKNVIGLAVGIADGMGLGDNAKGSLITRGLAETTRLGMALGADPLTFSGLAGLGDLVATCSSPLSRNHTFGTNLGRGMTLQETIAVTKQTAEGVKSCESVLDLARRHGVDMPITETVVGIVHEGKPPVVALKELMSRSAKPERR
- a CDS encoding D-alanine--D-alanine ligase family protein, which produces MSTENLPQSPEQPPRKPRVAVVFGGRSSEHGISVVTAGAVLKAIDRTKYDVLPIGITQDGRWALTADEPERMAIVDRRQPSVDLLAESDEGGVILPVDPANREVVYSEPGSVPKALGEVDVVFPMLHGPYGEDGTLQGLLELSGVPYVGSGVLASAVGQDKEYMKRVFTSFGLRVGPYVVVRPREWERDEAGARKKIVDFAGEHGWPLFVKPARAGSSIGITKVDDLSGLDAAIAEAQRHDPKILVEAALRGREIECGVLEFEDGPRASAPAEIPSPEAHAYYDFEAKYIDSTPGIVPAPLTPEETAEVQRLAVDAFEAASCEGLVRADFFLTEDGEFVINEINTMPGFTPISMYPQMWQASGVSYPELVDRLVQAALRRSTGLR
- a CDS encoding DUF3515 domain-containing protein — translated: MNSFRHRHRSVSRVFLRLPALALLITAAACSSADDSASAAVPSPGAKVAELCRNLDKVLPAKVDGERREDPEPASALTAGWGSPAIILRCGVPQPPKMVDPKVADGRDPDAVAGGVNGVDWLMEKQDDGGYRFTSANREAYVEVAVPEGVDSSGVLTDLASAVKKAIPKGIAS
- a CDS encoding Lrp/AsnC family transcriptional regulator, which codes for MVQAYILIQTEVGKASTVAETISKIPGVIQAEDVTGPYDVIVRAQADTVDDLGRMVVAKVQQVDGITRTLTCPVVHL
- a CDS encoding thiamine-phosphate kinase — protein: MKGTVGELGEFGLIRELTSRLTTTPAVRVGPGDDAAVVAAPDRRVVASTDILVEGRHFRRDWSTAYDVGRKAAAQNLADIAAMGAVPTALLLGLVVPAELPVTWPSELMDGLRDECQVAGAAVVGGDVVRGDSIVVSITALGDLRNQEPVTRAGAQPGDLVAVTGWLGWSAAGYAVLSRGFRSPRAFVEAHRRPEPPYHAGPAAAGLGATAMCDVSDGLIADLGHIAEASKVRIDIRSGAIDIPSQMNDIGQAVGVDPMQWVLTGGEDHAIVATFPPDVKLPARWKVIGEVLNPSALPQVTVDGAPWTSKGGWDHFGDMES
- the thiD gene encoding bifunctional hydroxymethylpyrimidine kinase/phosphomethylpyrimidine kinase → MIPNVLTVAGSDSGGGAGIQADLKTMLALGVHGMSVLTAVTAQNSLGVQGAWELPVEAVRAQYRSVVDDIGVQAVKTGMLASAELVETVAELIAGTDAPVVVDPVGVSKHGDSLLAASALGSVRTKLLPVATVATPNLDEVAQLTGVRVETEEQLRRAAAAVLGYGPRWVLIKGGHLSGDAVDLLTDGSEEHWLRAPRHDNRHTHGTGCTLASAIASQLAKGHTVPEAVAAAKEYVTGAIEAGFALGGGIGPVDHGWRFRTGC
- the rpmB gene encoding 50S ribosomal protein L28, encoding MAANCDVCGKGPGFGNNISHSHRRTPRRWNPNIQRVRTVVGGTPKRVNACTSCIKAGKVSR
- a CDS encoding DAK2 domain-containing protein, which codes for MAQVPQTFFDAVAVRTWCGLALETLGRAREEIDAINVYPVADGDTGTNLYLTVESAVAAVEAVFAGHAARSGPEGPTLADAARAMAHGALIGARGNSGTILAQLLRGMSQVLADAGTAHVDGEPAHADGQGLRLALRHAADSARQAVAHPVEGTVLTVATAAADAARGAEGGCGAVARAAYEGARAALAATPGQLPVLERAGVVDAGGRGLVAVLGALVETFTGERPREVAAPVTAGALRMGAGAASAVVSEAGEPGRGDGSASSVLAGPAEDSQDLYADSRPPHARVEAAEGLAPAVGAPRGECADSAAMADQDGPAFEVIYLLEAEDAAVARLRERLDVLGDSLVVVGGDGLWNVHVHVDDAGAAVEAGIEAGRPYRIRVTHFGAGDVHTTGAERPPRERAQRAVVAVVPGEGLVGLYTEAGATTVLARPGEPPASGELVQAVRRAHAREVVLLPNDAELRHTAAAAAERARTEGIRVALIPTRSAVQGIAALAVHEPERRFDEDVVSMTSAAGATRYAEVTVAERQAWTMAGICQAGDVLGLIDGDVAVIGSDVTATAEAVLDRMLAAGGEMVTLVLGDEAPDTIAEHLEGRVREGYLAVDTVVYRGGRQGALLLIGVE